Genomic window (Thiosulfatimonas sediminis):
ATAACAGTAAACAACACGGTTTTACGTTGATTGAATTAATGGTTGTGGTCGTCATTTTGGCGGTTTTAGCCGGTTTTGTGGTACCCAAGTTAATGGATCGTCCGGATGAGGCGCGTTTGGTAAAAGCGAAACAGGACATTGGTGCAATCGCCTCGGCACTGCAATTGTATAAGTTGGATAACTATAATTATCCGACCACTGACCAAGGGCTTGAGGCTTTAGTGAGCCAGCCAACGGATGACCCACAACCGAAAAACTGGAAAAAACTGTTGGATAATCTGCCGCTTGACCCTTGGGGAAATCCCTATTTGTATCTGATGCCAGGCGAACACGGTGAATTTGATTTATATACCTTAGGGGCCGATGGGATGGACGGTGGCGAGGACATCAATGCCACCATCGGCAACTGGCAAGCAAAGTAGACGCTGCTTGAAATGATGCGCCAGCGCGGCTTTACGCTGCTTGAATTAATGGTCGTGTTGTTGGTTATTGGTGTGCTTTTGTCTGCTGGAATGCTGAGTTTGCAGAACAATGACGCCGCCCAGTCGCGTGAACAAGCGGCTAAAATCCAAGGCCTGTTTAAGCAGGCGCAAGATCAAGCGACTTGGACGCAACGTACTCATTTAGTGGGTGTGAGTGCGCAAGGTTTACAGGTGTATCAATGGTCGCAAGGGCGTTGGCAGACTGCCAGTAAGCTGCAACCTCTTTCTTGGTCGGCGCTGTGGACTGTCGAATGGCAGTTGCCACTCAATCAGCCGCCATTCTTTTTGGTTGACGATGCTCGCCAAGTGACTTTGGCGGGTTGGTTGCTGTTGCCCAATGGTGAGGCGCAGTTGGGCCAGATTTCTTGGCAATTAACAAACCAAGGGGGCGATGCGCCACTGAGCGTATTGCAATGGGATAGGTGGTTAAATTTTGAACTCCTCGCTGAGATGGAATAGAGCGCAGTGAAAAAACGTCAATCGGGTTTTACGCTTATTGAGGTGCTGATTGCTTTAGTGATTGCTGCAATTGCTTTGGCTGCGTTAAGTCGAACCATGGGCATGACGACGCACAACCAGACGCTGTTAGAGGAAAAAGTGCTGGCCACTTGGGTGGCACAAAATGCGCTTTTGCAAGAGCAGCTTGGCGGCCAGCTTAACGGTGCTGATAAAAAAGTACAGATGCTCGGACGAACTTGGCTTGTCGAGCAGAAAATAGAACCGACCCAGTTGCCAGAGTTTAGAAAATTGAGCATCGAAGTGCGCCAGCAGAATGCATCTGGCGATGGCTCGCTTAGTGCTCGTTTAGTGAGTGTGGTTAGCGCGGATGGATTGTAAACCGCGGATTCGCCAACAAGGGTTTACCCTGATTGAATTGCTGATTGCGATGAGCATTGCAGCCGTTATCAGTTTGATGGCTTATCAAAGTATTGATGCCAGTGTTCGCTCTAATCAGATATTAGAGCGTCATCAACAAGATTTACGTCAGGTGCAATCCGCTTGGTGGTGGTTGGAGCAAGATTTAATGCAACTGGCGCCGCGGGCAGTGAGCGACGGTTTGGGCGGTACATTGCCTGCTTTGGCTTACCGTACCGATATTCCGCTGGAGTTTAGTCGCTTCAGCGTGGCCGATAGCCCTTTGGCACAGGCTGGACGTTATGGTGTGCTGCGAGTCGCTTATCTGTTCGAGGGGAGTGAGTTGATACGTTTGCAATGGCCGGTGTCAGATCGCGCCCCTGATTCACAGCCCAGTCGCCGAGTGTTATTGCAAGACGTGCAACAATTTGCGTTGCGCTTTTTAGATCAAAACGGACAGTGGCAAAGCAGTTGGCCGCCGGTTAATCAAACGCCGGCATCGTTGAATAATCGCCTGCCTAAAGCGCTGGAAGTCAGTATGCAAACTGCACAAGGAGAGGTGCGTCGCCTGTTTGCGGGTGTGGATTGGTTGGATTTCAATCCGTATACAACCGCGACCTCGGCAGCCGAAAATTCATCGGATACGTCGTCTGAAAGTACGCCGCAAGCTCCGACTCCCGAGGTTAATGCCACGGACAGCATCGAAGTGTCCGTGCCTCCGCCGGAGTTGTTGGATGCTAATTAAACAGCGCGGTTTTGCCTTAATAACGGTCTTGCTGGTTGCGGCTTTGGTGGCGATTATCAGTAGCCAGTTGCTCGGTCAACAAAATGCCCAAATTCAACGCAGTGGTTATATGTTGCATCAAGCCCAAGCGTTAAGTGTTGCTTGGGGATTGGAAAGTTGGGTTAAACAAGGTTTAAAGCTGGATGGACAAAATAACAAAACCGATCATTTAAACGAAGTTTGGGCGCAAGCTTTACCACCGATTGCGTTTGAGGACGGTGAAATAAGCGGCGTGTTGCTTGATGCGCAAGCCAATCTCAATGTGAATAATTTGCTTTTGCCGGTCGCCAATCCGCCGCAAGAGGGGACGAGCAGCGCCGAACAATTATGGCAGCAAGTGTTTGATCGTTACGCCGAACAGCAGGGGATAAATCAGCCCTTGGCAGATGTGATTGGTGACTGGATTGATCAGGATTCCGAGCCGCGTATACGTGGTGCTGAAACCGATCAATATCTGTTGAGGCAGCCGGCCTACCGTGCCGCTAATGTCTTGATGGTCAGCACGCAAGAAGTGTTGAACTTACAGGGCATGAGTGAGTTGGATTATGCTCAGCAGCAACGTTTAATAATGCATTTAAGCGCATTGCCCAAGAGCGTTCCGGTGAATATTAATACGGCACCGGAGGCGGTGTTAATGGCGTTAAGCGATTGGATGACCCCGCAGCTGGTGCAAGCTTGGCTCAGCGAGCGTTTAGTCACACCGGCCGATGGGCTAGAAAATTTTTATCAATTTTTAGTGCAAGCATCGGGGTTGACTCAGGCGGAGATTACCCAAGCGTTACCGCAGAGTTTGATTGCGGTGCGTAGCGAATTTTTTATCTTACATGGACGAGTCGATTTTGGCTTGGCGCAGCAACAGGTGTCTGCGCTCTTTTACCGTGATCCAGAAAACCAAGTGAAGTTACTCCAAAGGTGGTTAAGTGTCCCTGAATCCTAATCCAACGCATCAAAATCACGCTGACGTAAACGTCGGTGCGCTGCGTTTTAATCGCCAAGGTGAATTGCACTGGCAGCAGTGGCAAGATGAGCGTCTGCAGAGTGAGCCTGTGGCTAAATTGTTGCAGCAAGGGCGGATAACAAGGGCGCAGCTCTTGGCGTTTGGCGTAATCTGGGTGCCGACTGAGTTATTGGTGTTGACTGAAGTGACATTGCCCGCTAAAAGACGTGCTGAGATTGATGCTGCTCTGCCTTTTGCGATGGAAGAGCAGTTGGCACAGCCGGTGGAAAGCTATCATTTTGTGATTTTGGATAAACAAGTGCACGCTAAGGGGGCGGTTTTGCAAGTCGCTGCGGTTGCCAGAACACAGATGCAAGCGTGGATTGCTGCGATAAAATCGTTGAATTTGGACTCTTTAGTTTTGGTGGCGGACTGTTTTGCATTGCCCTTGCATAAAGGACAAGCCGTCTGTTTAACCACGCCGATGGAGGGTGGAATATCCTTATGTCGTACCGGCCAAAGTGTGGGTGTGGCTCTGCCTGCGCCAGTGTTGACGCTAAAGGGTTTAGAGCATGCCGAATCGGTTCAATGGTCGCAAGCGTTGTGGGCCAAAGCGGCTTACAGTGCTCTGCAGTGGCGTGAATTATCTGCTTTGAATTTAAGGATTGGCGAGTTCAGTGCGCAACAGCGCACGCAAATCGGCAAACTGTGGTTATGGCCAAATTTGGCGGCGGGTGTCTTAATGGTCACCATGTTGGGTTCGTTGTATTTGAGCAGTCAGCAAGCGTTACAAGACGCACAAGCTTATCAAGTGCAGAGTGAACAACTGTTTCGAGCGATGTTTCCTGAAGTGAAACGGGTGGTGAATCTAAAGGCGCAGACGCTGAGCCGTCTACAGCCCGCGGCAGAGGCGCAGAACGCGCAATTGATGCCGTTGATTTATCAGTTAGAGCCACTATTGACTCAGGCCGATGGTGTTTTGATAGATGAAATCCGTTGGAATCAAAGCCGTGCTACTTTACAGCTAAAAGTACGCGCTTTGCAAAGTCGTCAGTTACAGTTGCTGGAACCGAGATTAGCGAACATCAATGGCAAATTAAGTATTAACAGTGTGACCCCGGAAGCGGCATTAGGAGTGATTGATGTGGTTGCAAATTGAGCAAATGTTAACGTCTCTCAAGTTCCGTTTTAACCAGTTTTGGTTGCCTCTGGCGCAGCGCGAAAAAAACCTTTTGAGCGCGCTGGCCGTGTTTTTGGTTTGGGTGCTGCTGTACGCCTTTTTGTGGTTGCCGATGCAGCACAGCCAAACGCAAGCCGAGCAGAAGTTGCACGCCGCGCAGCAGCAATGGCAGTGGTTGCAGCAGCAGATTCCGGCTTGGCAAAAACGTGCTGGTGATTCACAGAGTGTTCAGGTGCAAGACCGTAATCAGTTAATGAGTATGGTGCAGTCCAGTTTGCGCCAGATGAATTTACATCAGCAAATTAGCAGCATCGATTTAACCAATAAGGGCGTGAAGGTGGTGTTTAAAGATGTTGCTGCCAGCCGCTTGTTTCAGTGGTTAGCCACTTTAGAACAGCAGGGCGTGAGCAGTGATAAAGTGCAAATAACTCCGAATAGCGAAGCCGCCAAGCAAGGCTTTGCCGCCGCGCAAATTGATTTTGTTTCTCCTTAGTTGTTCATTTTGCTTTGTTTGGCGTCAACTGAACCGGTCTGGCAATTCTTGAGACAAATTTACTCTTAACCACTGAGCGCTTATGAAAGTCACGAAATCCCGACCAATTTTGCTACTATCCCTATTTGCTATTGGGGTTTTAACGGTCTCGTTATTCAGTCATCTACAGGTCGCTTTACTGGCTGACAACTGGCTCGATAAAAAGTTGCTGAACCCCGTTGTGTTGAGTGAATGGCAAGGGGATTTGCTGGACGGTTCGGCCAATGTGGCGCTCTCCTTTAAGCAAGGTAATCAGTCCATAGGTCGTTTGACTTGGCAAAATTCACCGAGCGCAGGTGGTTTTTTAGCACCACAAATGCGTGTTCAGTTGCAGGGGCTGCAAAGTCGTTTGCAGTTTTTGGCGGTGTATTCTGTATTGGCATCCTCGCGGCAGTTGAGTCTTCAAGATTCACATCTTAGCAGCGTTGATTTGCAACCGTTCTGGCAGTTGAATCGCGATTACGGTCGCTGGTTAACGGGTGTGGAATGGCGATTAAGCGGATTAAATCTACAAGCTGATTGGACTGCGCAATCGGATTGGCCAAGCCAAGCAGGTGGCCGAGCTCAACTACTGGATTTGCAGTTTATGGGCGAAGAATTTCCGCCGATTAATTTACAGTTAGAGCAACACGAGCAAGCGTTGGTAGTGACTATTCAGGCTCAGCAAGGATGGCGTTTAGCGGGTGAGATTCGTTTAACGCCCGTTTTTAACGGTCAAAATGTGCAAGCCATTGCTTACCAAGGGTCAATCGAGGTTCAGGCGGACAGTGCAGAGGCTTTACCAAATTGGGCAAGTTTAATGCGTCCCCAAGGTGAGCGCGCTGCGACCACAACATTTACAGGGCAGTTGGTACTCAATTAACTGTGCCAAGGGGGGGTTCATGACAGATTCTTCGGTGCAGCCAGTGCGCTTGATGAGCGATGCTTTTCATTTGCGATGGTTTACGCTAGTGCCCTTGCTTGCCGCGGCATTATTAAGTGCTTGTGGTGGCGGCTCGTCTGAAGATCCTGCTCCGGTTCCGGTGATTCAGCCGGATGTGGCGATTGCCAGTTTCGACGATCCTTTGGTCGGTTATCAGTGGTATCTGGAAAGTATTCGTGCGGTTAGTCAGGGGGACTATGTGCGCAATCGCAGCGGCGATTTAATCACCGGCAATCAAGTGCGAGTGGCGGTGATTGACACTGGATTGGAAATTACGCACCCTGACATTCAGGAAAATCTGACACCAAACGCGTCTTACAATTTTTTTACGCGAGGGAGCGACCCCGCGCCAAACACCACCACCGAAGGGGATCATGGTACCGCGGTAGCAGGCCTGCTGGCTGCAAGGGGCGGCAATTCGAAGGGGATGATTGGGGTGGCGCCCAGTGCCGAATTACGCGCGTTTAAAATATTAAACTCCGAGGGGGTTACCAATATTTCGATTACGGATCAATTGGCCGCGATTGGTTACGACCCGCAGATCAATCATCCAAGCTTAGTTACATCGGATTTGGCGGTGTTTAATTTGAGTTACGGCTTTCCGATCACCTATGACCCGACGCCGAATGCAGGCGCTTATGATAGTTATTATGATCCGTTATTCCTTGGTTTAGAAAGCGGCACGCAAACCCTTCGTGCCGGCAAGGGCGCGCTCTATGTTAAGGCGGCCGGTAATGAATTTGAAAAAATTGATACCAGTGGTTCGTGCGCGCAAGCCAATCAGTATGATGTCACCTGTTTTAATACCAATTTTGAACCTGATCAGACCATCCCTTATGTGATTCCGATTGGTGCTTACTCAACCGATGATAAAAAAGCGTGGTTTTCAAATACGGGTTCTGCCTTGTGGCTTACTGCGCCGGGAGTGACGGTTCTCTCAACCGACCAGTCGGGATGTGCCACTGGCTACAGTCAAATTAACAATGGCACTCGCACAGATAGTGCTTTGGCAACGGTTGATGAGAATTGCGATTACATCAGTTATTTTGGCGGGAGTTCAGCAGCAACACCAATCGTCAGTGGTGCCTTGGCCTTGTTGTTAGAAGCCAATCCCAATTTAACTTGGCGAGATGCCAAACACATTCTTGCTTTGAGTGCGCGTAAAATTGACGCCAATCTAAGTGGTAAAACGTTGAGTGTTCCAGCCGTGGCGATTGAACAAGGTTGGGTGACGAATGCGGCGAATATTCCGTTCTCAAATTATTACGGTTTTGGTGCTTTGGATGTGAGTGCAGCCGTGGCGATGGCAACCGATAATTATCAGTCTTTACCGGCGTTACAACTTATCGGCGGCGATGATGACCGCCGCCTGTTCGGTTCAGTGACTAATGGCGGTGCAATTGCCGATAAGAGTGCTGTTGGTATCACCGAACGATTGAATGTAAATCAAACAGATAATTTACAAGTAGAGAGTGTTCGCTTGACCTTGTCGATGACGGCTCAAGGCGCGCTGAGTAATTTCGATTTTAGCGATTATGTGATTACCTTGATTTCGCCTTCCGGTACACAAAGTATTGTGATGACGCCGTTCACCGGATTTGACAAGCAGAGCGCAGTCACTGATTTGCCGATGATCAGTCACGCTTTTTATGGGGAGCGTTTAAACGGTGATTGGCAGTTAAAAATTCAGGATGTCGATTCGCAATCCGGATTGACTGGGCTAGGGAAACTGGTCGATTGGTCACTCTCTTTTTATGCACATGAGGCACAAGAATAATGAAATCGCGGTTGAAGTCTTCTCTGCACGCGGCGCTGTTTGCGACCCTGTTGAGCAGTAGCGCTGCGCAAGCGTATTTGCTGCCCTGTCAATTAGTGACTCAGATGGCTGGAACGGAAATCTACGAAGCGCAGTTACAGCGCGTAGCCTCACTCTTAGCGCCGCAAGACTTGCCCGCTGAACTTGATTTGGCGTTATTGCAACGCCACGGCGGTTGGTATATTTATCACACTCCGCAAGTGTGGTTTAGCAAGCAGACCTGTGGCCCTTTAGACAAAACATTCAACGACAAGCATTATGCGTTTATGCCGGTGCTGTTGAATAAGAAAACCGGTAATAATGCTGTGTTGACGGGCACCTTTGTGTTGCGTACCTATCGACCAGAACATCTGCAAGAGGTAATCGATCGTTATGGGTTTAAGATGGTGACGCGGTTGCCGAAAGACGATATGGCAATTATTGACGTCAAACCAATTCAGTCATACGACGACATGATTGAGGCGTTGGATAAGGATCGAGATGTCGATTTGATTGCACCGATAATGAGTGAGCCGCGTTTTAGACCGCGCTAACCAAAAAAGGGGGAGAAGTTAGATTCTGCCCCTTTTTTTGATGTCCATCGCGAGAGTGTTATTGCGGCTGGTAGTTCACTTTGCTCTCTTCGACCATCTTGTAGATGTCGACGCGTTTATCATTACCGAGTTTTGCCAGTGCTTGATTGATGGCGCGTTCTAGGTTGCCAGGATAAAATTCTTCGAGTGTTAAGCCGATAATCGGATCAGCAATTTGGTTGCCTTCGCCATCAAAAAATAAGGTTGTAGGTGCCACGATAACCCCCAATTTCGGTCCTAGGGTTTTCATTTCGATGTCGCTGCCATTAAAGTCTTTCATCATCCAATGTGACTTGTCTAATACCAGTTGGCTGAACTGGGCGTAGTTTTCCAAATCCGTCGTTTGCAGCAGCGGATAAAGAATGTTTTGTTCCAGTTTTTTACAGTAGTTACACCATGTGGCGGTGGCAAAAATCACCACAGGTACTTTGTTTTTGGTGGCAATCTGTCCCGACTTTTGTAAATCCACCGCCAATGGCAGGATTTCACCCGCATGAGCATCCGAATTGACGCTAAGGAGGGCGATGCTGAGAGTGAGTACCGCGCTAAGTTGACGCATTTTTGTGGATAAAAAAATTGGTTTGAGCATATCCATTCTCCTGATCTGGGTTAGCGTTGTTTGCGTAATTTGCAATACATCGGTTTAACGCCCAGCTCTTCAATATAAGCTTTTATTTGCAATTGTTCTTGTCCGCTGATGGCTAAGCGTTGCTTGTATTCCGCACCACAGTCCCATTTACCATCACTAACAAAGCGAATTTGGTCGTTACTCGCTTGACGATATAGCTGTAATTCTACTGCGCTTCCCTCTTGGCGATAATGAAGATAGGCTGGCAGGCTTTGGGTCTTGCCATTTTGCGGATTGCGCAGTTGCAGTTGGATGGCTTTGTTTTCTGAACGGGCGATGCTAAAACTCTCTGGACGAAGCTGCCAAGTGACCTTGTCGCGTTGCATCTCGCCCTGCAGAATATTGACGCGTACTACATTGCTTTGCATCGGGTTTTTATAGAGATGTTGCAGGCGTTTTTTTTCTTCCAATTCCACTTGCAGTTGCAGTTCGCGTGCACGATTGTCAGCGTCTTGTTGCACTCGCGCTTGTTCGGCATCGATTTGTTGCTGTTTGAGCAGTAGCTGTTCGCGCGCTTGCGGGCTGAGTTGTTTCCACTGTTCATCGTTCATCCCAACTGGGTTTGATGAGCAGCCGTACAATAATGGCAGGGTGAAGAAAGAGATCAATAGGAAACGGGAAATCATTTAATACTCCAATCGCGTGGTTATTTTTTTAAAGCGAAATAAGCGGCAAGGGCCCAGATAATCGCAACCGCTGAGAAATCTAAATAAATTTCTAATTGAGCGATTAAAATCGGCAGCAGCACAAGGATAATCGCGATATTGCGATGCCGTGCAATGCGGTTTTGTTGTACCAGCGCTTGTTCGATGCGCACGAGTTGCTCAGATTGCAGGCCCATACCGCCATGCGCCATTTTATTAAGCGTGCTGTGCAGCAGGCCGGGTAAAGTCGGCGCTTGCTCGATCCAGAACGGCAGGTTGGCTTTGATGTTTTTTGCCAAACCTTTCGGCCCGACGCGCTCTTTCATCCAATCTTCAAGGAAAGGTTTGGCGGTATCCCATAAATCCAGTTCGTCATCTAATTGGCGGCCTAACCCTTCAATGTTCAATAGGGTTTTTTGCAGTAGCACTAATTGTGGTTGAATTTCCATCCCAAAACGACGCGCGGTTTGAAATAGACGCATTAATACCAGACCAAACGAAATCTCTTTTAGCGGACGATCCCAAATCGGTTCACAGACCGAGCGAATTGCCGATTCCAGTTCATTGACACGGGTATGGCGCGGCACCCATTCTGATTCGATATGCAGTTCGGAAACGCGCAGATAGTCGCGGTTAAAAAAGGCTAAAAAGTTTTCCGCCAGATAGCGTTGATCTTCCGGCGTGAGCGTGCCCATGATGCCGAAATCAATCGCGGCATAGCGTCCGTCTGGCAGAACAAAAATATTGCCTGGGTGCATATCTGCGTGGAAGAAGTTGTGTTTGAACACTTGCGTAAAGAAGATAATCACGCCTTTGGCGGAGAGGTCTTTTAAATCCACACCCGCTTCGATCAGCTTCTCGGTTTCTGAGATGCGAATGCCATAAATGCGCTCCATCGTCATCACGTTCTCTGCGGTATGCGACCAGTAAATTTCTGGCACATACAGCAGGTCAGAACCTTCAAAGTTACGTTTTAATTGTGCCGCATTGGATGCCTCGCGAACCATGTCGAGTTCGTCGAGAATGGTTTTTTCAAACTCTGCGACCACTTCCACCGGATGCAAGCGCTTGGCGATTTTAACGGCCTTTTCAAACAAACTGGCGAGCATAAACATGATAGCCACGTCTTGTTCAATGACTGGCTTAATGTCAGGGCGTACCACTTTAACCACCACTTCTTGCCCATCCGGCAGTTTTGCAGCGTGCACTTGTGCAATCGACGCAGATGCCATCGGCATAGGGTCGAATTCGCTAAAAGCCTCGTTGACGCTTTTGCCCAGTGCTTTTTCAATCAGTTCGAGCGAGTGTTTTTCATCAAACGGTGGACAGTCGTCCTGTAATTTGGCAAGTTCAATCGCGATGTCGTGTGGTAGCAAATCTTTGCGTGTGGAGAGCGCCTGGCCGAGTTTAATAAAAATTGGCCCCAGCTCTTCCAACGCTAAGCGAATGCGTTCGCCACGGC
Coding sequences:
- the gspG gene encoding type II secretion system major pseudopilin GspG, which codes for MKKQNNSKQHGFTLIELMVVVVILAVLAGFVVPKLMDRPDEARLVKAKQDIGAIASALQLYKLDNYNYPTTDQGLEALVSQPTDDPQPKNWKKLLDNLPLDPWGNPYLYLMPGEHGEFDLYTLGADGMDGGEDINATIGNWQAK
- a CDS encoding prepilin-type N-terminal cleavage/methylation domain-containing protein — its product is MMRQRGFTLLELMVVLLVIGVLLSAGMLSLQNNDAAQSREQAAKIQGLFKQAQDQATWTQRTHLVGVSAQGLQVYQWSQGRWQTASKLQPLSWSALWTVEWQLPLNQPPFFLVDDARQVTLAGWLLLPNGEAQLGQISWQLTNQGGDAPLSVLQWDRWLNFELLAEME
- the gspI gene encoding type II secretion system minor pseudopilin GspI — its product is MKKRQSGFTLIEVLIALVIAAIALAALSRTMGMTTHNQTLLEEKVLATWVAQNALLQEQLGGQLNGADKKVQMLGRTWLVEQKIEPTQLPEFRKLSIEVRQQNASGDGSLSARLVSVVSADGL
- the gspJ gene encoding type II secretion system minor pseudopilin GspJ, yielding MDCKPRIRQQGFTLIELLIAMSIAAVISLMAYQSIDASVRSNQILERHQQDLRQVQSAWWWLEQDLMQLAPRAVSDGLGGTLPALAYRTDIPLEFSRFSVADSPLAQAGRYGVLRVAYLFEGSELIRLQWPVSDRAPDSQPSRRVLLQDVQQFALRFLDQNGQWQSSWPPVNQTPASLNNRLPKALEVSMQTAQGEVRRLFAGVDWLDFNPYTTATSAAENSSDTSSESTPQAPTPEVNATDSIEVSVPPPELLDAN
- the gspK gene encoding type II secretion system minor pseudopilin GspK, with amino-acid sequence MLIKQRGFALITVLLVAALVAIISSQLLGQQNAQIQRSGYMLHQAQALSVAWGLESWVKQGLKLDGQNNKTDHLNEVWAQALPPIAFEDGEISGVLLDAQANLNVNNLLLPVANPPQEGTSSAEQLWQQVFDRYAEQQGINQPLADVIGDWIDQDSEPRIRGAETDQYLLRQPAYRAANVLMVSTQEVLNLQGMSELDYAQQQRLIMHLSALPKSVPVNINTAPEAVLMALSDWMTPQLVQAWLSERLVTPADGLENFYQFLVQASGLTQAEITQALPQSLIAVRSEFFILHGRVDFGLAQQQVSALFYRDPENQVKLLQRWLSVPES
- the gspL gene encoding type II secretion system protein GspL; this translates as MSLNPNPTHQNHADVNVGALRFNRQGELHWQQWQDERLQSEPVAKLLQQGRITRAQLLAFGVIWVPTELLVLTEVTLPAKRRAEIDAALPFAMEEQLAQPVESYHFVILDKQVHAKGAVLQVAAVARTQMQAWIAAIKSLNLDSLVLVADCFALPLHKGQAVCLTTPMEGGISLCRTGQSVGVALPAPVLTLKGLEHAESVQWSQALWAKAAYSALQWRELSALNLRIGEFSAQQRTQIGKLWLWPNLAAGVLMVTMLGSLYLSSQQALQDAQAYQVQSEQLFRAMFPEVKRVVNLKAQTLSRLQPAAEAQNAQLMPLIYQLEPLLTQADGVLIDEIRWNQSRATLQLKVRALQSRQLQLLEPRLANINGKLSINSVTPEAALGVIDVVAN
- the gspM gene encoding type II secretion system protein GspM, which produces MWLQIEQMLTSLKFRFNQFWLPLAQREKNLLSALAVFLVWVLLYAFLWLPMQHSQTQAEQKLHAAQQQWQWLQQQIPAWQKRAGDSQSVQVQDRNQLMSMVQSSLRQMNLHQQISSIDLTNKGVKVVFKDVAASRLFQWLATLEQQGVSSDKVQITPNSEAAKQGFAAAQIDFVSP
- a CDS encoding S8 family serine peptidase gives rise to the protein MTDSSVQPVRLMSDAFHLRWFTLVPLLAAALLSACGGGSSEDPAPVPVIQPDVAIASFDDPLVGYQWYLESIRAVSQGDYVRNRSGDLITGNQVRVAVIDTGLEITHPDIQENLTPNASYNFFTRGSDPAPNTTTEGDHGTAVAGLLAARGGNSKGMIGVAPSAELRAFKILNSEGVTNISITDQLAAIGYDPQINHPSLVTSDLAVFNLSYGFPITYDPTPNAGAYDSYYDPLFLGLESGTQTLRAGKGALYVKAAGNEFEKIDTSGSCAQANQYDVTCFNTNFEPDQTIPYVIPIGAYSTDDKKAWFSNTGSALWLTAPGVTVLSTDQSGCATGYSQINNGTRTDSALATVDENCDYISYFGGSSAATPIVSGALALLLEANPNLTWRDAKHILALSARKIDANLSGKTLSVPAVAIEQGWVTNAANIPFSNYYGFGALDVSAAVAMATDNYQSLPALQLIGGDDDRRLFGSVTNGGAIADKSAVGITERLNVNQTDNLQVESVRLTLSMTAQGALSNFDFSDYVITLISPSGTQSIVMTPFTGFDKQSAVTDLPMISHAFYGERLNGDWQLKIQDVDSQSGLTGLGKLVDWSLSFYAHEAQE
- a CDS encoding thioredoxin family protein — translated: MLKPIFLSTKMRQLSAVLTLSIALLSVNSDAHAGEILPLAVDLQKSGQIATKNKVPVVIFATATWCNYCKKLEQNILYPLLQTTDLENYAQFSQLVLDKSHWMMKDFNGSDIEMKTLGPKLGVIVAPTTLFFDGEGNQIADPIIGLTLEEFYPGNLERAINQALAKLGNDKRVDIYKMVEESKVNYQPQ
- the ubiB gene encoding ubiquinone biosynthesis regulatory protein kinase UbiB; amino-acid sequence: MKAIRQLRRLIKINRVLAHYEIDKMVLGGTKFAWLVWFNALLPWNWKSRSKLSRGERIRLALEELGPIFIKLGQALSTRKDLLPHDIAIELAKLQDDCPPFDEKHSLELIEKALGKSVNEAFSEFDPMPMASASIAQVHAAKLPDGQEVVVKVVRPDIKPVIEQDVAIMFMLASLFEKAVKIAKRLHPVEVVAEFEKTILDELDMVREASNAAQLKRNFEGSDLLYVPEIYWSHTAENVMTMERIYGIRISETEKLIEAGVDLKDLSAKGVIIFFTQVFKHNFFHADMHPGNIFVLPDGRYAAIDFGIMGTLTPEDQRYLAENFLAFFNRDYLRVSELHIESEWVPRHTRVNELESAIRSVCEPIWDRPLKEISFGLVLMRLFQTARRFGMEIQPQLVLLQKTLLNIEGLGRQLDDELDLWDTAKPFLEDWMKERVGPKGLAKNIKANLPFWIEQAPTLPGLLHSTLNKMAHGGMGLQSEQLVRIEQALVQQNRIARHRNIAIILVLLPILIAQLEIYLDFSAVAIIWALAAYFALKK